One part of the Pieris napi chromosome 4, ilPieNapi1.2, whole genome shotgun sequence genome encodes these proteins:
- the LOC125048813 gene encoding cell cycle checkpoint protein RAD17 yields the protein MHAHTIMGTPKGRKWFKPMFEFEEPDPPKKKKGNSINKPRETKNYDKEVPLKQNNNITVHNVNNKNWMKNFDPVNIEDLAVHNKKVQEVEEWLKCSCLSGSNSNMLLLSGPVGCGKTATIYTLAVKHDIKLTEWITPVDIEIPSDYGDYHYKESQTKKFLDFIINAANFTSLLDSNSKKLVLVEDFPNAFLRTPADFTDILQQYKRRAKSPLVFICSETHSDNKNTALHLFTPTIKDQFNINHIMFNSISVTGLKSALKRTVDIISKKYTTMYNIPSPSVVDSVVHSSGGDVRSAILNLHFAALKGSTMNLETSIIQEKEVKSKGVKRKKNSSSKFMSLGKDQTVSILHGVGRVLNPKVVPSENGGTNLTHSPRDVIEQFISHPSSFIAFLEENYLAHFSSLNDVDKAASALSDGDFMLGEWREKTCQEYGLYTAVAGLMLANKAPVSAWNPVRGPKNMRVQYPTLKEMPQLDKDYLYKAKVLVTDYLTYCKIIGNKAEDILLDISD from the exons atgcACGCACACACAATAATGGGAACTCCGAAG GGAAGAAAATGGTTTAAACCCATGTTTGAATTTGAGGAACCTGATCCTccaaagaaaaagaaagggaatagtataaataaacCCAGAGAGacaaaaaattatgataaagaG GTTCCACTCAaacagaataataatataacagtgcataatgtaaacaataaaaattggaTGAAAAATTTTGACCCAGTAAACATAGAAGACTTAGCTGTTCATAATAAGAAAGTACAAGAAGTTGAAGAGTGGTTAAAATGTTCATGTTTAAGCGGCAGCAATAGTAACATGTTATTACTCTCAGGACCAGTAGGGTGCGGAAAAACTGCAACTATTTACACATTAGCAGTTAAAcatgatattaaattaacagaatggATAACTCCTGTTGATATAGAAATTCCTTCTGATTATG gtGACTACCATTATAAAGAATCTCAGACTaaaaaatttttagatttcataataaatgcAGCAAACTTTACATCTCTTTTGGATAGTAACAGTAAAAAACTGGTACTTGTAGAAGATTTTCCAAATGCATTTCTAAGAACACCAGCAGATTTCACAGATATTTTGCA ACAGTACAAGCGAAGAGCAAAAAGTCcattagtttttatatgttcGGAAACTCACAGTGACAATAAGAATACTGCTCTTCACCTCTTTACTCCCACAATAAAGGAtcagtttaatattaatcataTAAT gTTCAATAGTATATCTGTGACGGGTTTGAAGTCAGCTTTAAAACGAACAGTTGATATAATTAGTAAGAAATACACTACTATGTACAATATACCTAGCCCATCTGTAGTGGATTCAGTAGTGCATTCATCGGGAGGTGATGTCAGATCTGCGATTTTAAATCTTCATTTCGCAGCATTAAAAG GTTCTACAATGAATTTAGAGACAAGTATAATTCAAGAAAAGGAAGTAAAAAGCAAAGGCgttaaaaggaaaaaaaattcatcaagTAAATTCATGTCACTGGGAAAGGATCAAACTGTTAGTATTTTACATGGAGTGGGCAGAGTTTTAAATCCTAAAG TTGTACCTTCAGAGAATGGTggtacaaatttaacacattcACCAAGAGATGTAATAGAACAATTCATTAGCCACCCAAGttcatttattgcatttttagaAGAAAATTACTTAGCCCACTTCTCAAGCCTTAATGATGTAGATAAAGCAGCATCAGCTCTAAGTGATGGCGACTTCATGTTAGGAGAATGGAGG GAGAAAACATGTCAGGAATATGGCTTATATACAGCAGTAGCTGGTCTAATGTTGGCAAACAAAGCACCTGTATCAGCTTGGAATCCTGTGCGTGGTCCCAAAAACATGAGAGTGCAATATCC GACTCTAAAAGAAATGCCACAACTCGACAAAGACTATTTATACAAAGCCAAAGTACTAGTGACAGACTACTTGACCTACTGCAAAATAATTGGCAATAAAGCTGAAGACATTCTTTTAGATATTTCGGATTAA
- the LOC125049059 gene encoding NADH-quinone oxidoreductase subunit B 2-like: MQAIKALGAAAAPSNVLSALRKGAFTPIIDQVRQTHLPAPDISEKRPYSPFQNTTNMAEYAVARLDDLLNWGRKGSIWPMTFGLACCAVEMMHIAAPRYDMDRYGVVFRASPRQADVMIVAGTLTNKMAPALRKVYDQMPDPRWVISMGSCANGGGYYHYSYSVVRGCDRIVPVDIYVPGCPPTAEALLYGVLQLQKKVKRMKTVQIWYRK, translated from the exons ATGCAGGCAATAAAAGCATTAGGAGCTGCAGCAGCTCCTTCTAATGTTCTCTCTGCATTAAGGAAAGGTGCTTTTACACCTATAATAGATCAAGTGCGGCAAACTCACTTGCCAGCACCAGATATATCTGAGAAGAGACCATACTCACCTTTtcaaaacacaacaaatatgGCAGAATATGCTGTTGCTCGTCTTGATGATTTGCTTAACTGGGGAAGGAAGGGTTCAATATGGCCTATGACTTTTGGTTTGGCATGTTGTGCTGTAGAGATGATGCATATTGCTGCTCCTAGATACGATATGGACAG ATATGGAGTCGTATTTCGAGCTTCCCCAAGACAGGCTGATGTTATGATAGTGGCTGGGACACTGACAAATAAAATGGCTCCAGCTCTAAGAAAAGTATATGATCAAATGCCTGATCCAAGATGGGTGATTTCTATGGGCAGCTGTGCTAATGGTGGTGGATACTATCATTACTCTTACTCAGTTGTAAG AGGATGTGACCGAATTGTCCCAGTAGATATTTATGTGCCTGGTTGCCCTCCAACCGCTGAAGCGTTGCTGTATGGAGTACTTCAATTGCAAAAGAAAGTCAAGAGAATGAAGACAGTTCAAATATGGTACAGAAAGTAA
- the LOC125048815 gene encoding RNA-binding protein with serine-rich domain 1-B-like isoform X2, with the protein MARNKSPSIVSDKDKKKPKEKKKKGESGSSSSDSSGSSSSRSSSRSSSSSSGSSSHSSSSSSSSSSSSGANDRTRPKKKISPHKSPAKDRRDSNREKLRERSPLDKKKVITPSATDKAKLRDKLERSPARKKRERSPAPRPTRIHIGRLTLNVNREHIQEIFSTYGTVKAVEFPMDRLHPYNGRGYAYVEFSNPDEAENAMKHMDGGQVDGQEITAAPVLIPTRPRRLSPRPPPRHPPPRRHSPPRYRRRSPVRRRSPPRRRRTRSRSPRAQRRRRSRSSSSSDR; encoded by the exons AT GGCGCGAAACAAATCTCCATCAATAGTTTCCGATAAAGATAAAAAGAAACCCaaagaaaagaagaaaaaaggaGAATCGGGCTCTAGCAGTAGTGATAGCAGTGGAAG CAGTTCATCAAGATCCTCATCAAGGTCATCATCAAGCAGCTCTGGCAGTTCATCCCATTCTTCATCAAGTTCTAGCTCCTCTAGTAGCAGCAGTGGTGCTAATGATAGAACTAGGCCTAAGAAgaa AATTTCACCCCATAAGAGTCCAGCAAAGGATCGCCGTGACTCAAATAGGGAAAAACTTAGGGAAAGATCACCATTAGATAAGAAGAAAGTGATTACACCATCAGCTACAGACAAGGCAAAACTAAGAGATAAACTTGAAAG ATCACCAGCCCGCAAGAAGCGTGAGCGTTCTCCTGCACCTCGACCGACTCGTATACACATTGGTCGGCTCACACTAAATGTTAACCGTGAGCATATTCAGGAGATATTCTCTACATACGGAACAGTGAAAGCTGTAGAGTTCCCAATGGACCGACTGCATCCTTATAATGGCAGGGGTTATGCATATGTGGAGTTCAGCAATCCGGATGAAGCAGAAAATGCTATGAAGCATATGGATGGAG GTCAGGTTGACGGTCAGGAGATAACTGCAGCGCCGGTGTTGATCCCGACACGTCCGCGCCGGCTGTCACCTCGCCCGCCCCCGAGACACCCGCCGCCGCGACGACACTCGCCACCTAG ATACCGGCGTCGCAGTCCGGTTCGCCGTCGGTCCCCTCCCCGTCGCCGCCGCACCCGCTCCCGCTCACCTCGAGCTCAACGACGACGACGCTCCAGGTCCTCTTCCTCTTCCGACCGTTAA
- the LOC125048815 gene encoding RNA-binding protein with serine-rich domain 1-B-like isoform X1: protein MARNKSPSIVSDKDKKKPKEKKKKGESGSSSSDSSGSSSDSSSSRSSSRSSSSSSGSSSHSSSSSSSSSSSSGANDRTRPKKKISPHKSPAKDRRDSNREKLRERSPLDKKKVITPSATDKAKLRDKLERSPARKKRERSPAPRPTRIHIGRLTLNVNREHIQEIFSTYGTVKAVEFPMDRLHPYNGRGYAYVEFSNPDEAENAMKHMDGGQVDGQEITAAPVLIPTRPRRLSPRPPPRHPPPRRHSPPRYRRRSPVRRRSPPRRRRTRSRSPRAQRRRRSRSSSSSDR from the exons AT GGCGCGAAACAAATCTCCATCAATAGTTTCCGATAAAGATAAAAAGAAACCCaaagaaaagaagaaaaaaggaGAATCGGGCTCTAGCAGTAGTGATAGCAGTGGAAG ttcaTCTGACAGCAGTTCATCAAGATCCTCATCAAGGTCATCATCAAGCAGCTCTGGCAGTTCATCCCATTCTTCATCAAGTTCTAGCTCCTCTAGTAGCAGCAGTGGTGCTAATGATAGAACTAGGCCTAAGAAgaa AATTTCACCCCATAAGAGTCCAGCAAAGGATCGCCGTGACTCAAATAGGGAAAAACTTAGGGAAAGATCACCATTAGATAAGAAGAAAGTGATTACACCATCAGCTACAGACAAGGCAAAACTAAGAGATAAACTTGAAAG ATCACCAGCCCGCAAGAAGCGTGAGCGTTCTCCTGCACCTCGACCGACTCGTATACACATTGGTCGGCTCACACTAAATGTTAACCGTGAGCATATTCAGGAGATATTCTCTACATACGGAACAGTGAAAGCTGTAGAGTTCCCAATGGACCGACTGCATCCTTATAATGGCAGGGGTTATGCATATGTGGAGTTCAGCAATCCGGATGAAGCAGAAAATGCTATGAAGCATATGGATGGAG GTCAGGTTGACGGTCAGGAGATAACTGCAGCGCCGGTGTTGATCCCGACACGTCCGCGCCGGCTGTCACCTCGCCCGCCCCCGAGACACCCGCCGCCGCGACGACACTCGCCACCTAG ATACCGGCGTCGCAGTCCGGTTCGCCGTCGGTCCCCTCCCCGTCGCCGCCGCACCCGCTCCCGCTCACCTCGAGCTCAACGACGACGACGCTCCAGGTCCTCTTCCTCTTCCGACCGTTAA